CAGGCAACAGCAACTAAGAAAAAACGTCCCTTCCTAAAACAATGGTCGATTGGCGCCGCTGCGGCAGCTGCATTGTTTATCGGTAGCATCAACATGAGCCCAGCTATGGCACAATCGATGGTGAATATTCCCGTATTAGGCGCCATTGTAGAAGTTTTGACTGTTCAAAAGTTGACCTTGGATGAAAAGACATATCAAGCCGATCTTGCCACCCCAGCAATTGAGGGTCTGGAGAATGAAGAACTACAAGCTTCATTAAATGAAAAGTATATTGAAGAAAACAAAACCCAATTCGAGCAATTCGAAGAAGAAGTTGATGAAATGAAAAAAGCAGGAGGCGGTCACCTTGGAATTGATACCGGCTACGAAGTCATGACAGAAACCGACCGTATTCTATCGATTGCACGTTTCAAGGTAAATACCGCGGGCTCCTCTTCAACAACTATGAAGTACGACACAATCGATAAACAGGAAAATATATTAATCACATTACCAATTCTATTCAAAGATGATCAATATATCGATGTCATTAGTTCATATATAGTAGGTGAAATGAAACGGCAGATGGCGGAAGATGAAGAGGTTTCTTATTTCTTAGATGATCCTTTTACAGATAACTTCGAAGGCATTAAATCCTATCAAAACTTCTATATTACTTCGAATCATAAGCTAGTGATTTCATTCGACAAATATGAAGTGGCGCCTGGTAGCATGGGGGTTGTAACGTTCGAGATCCCGTCGGAAATCCTAAGTGATTTATTGGTAAGTAACACCT
This DNA window, taken from Sporosarcina sp. 6E9, encodes the following:
- a CDS encoding DUF3298 and DUF4163 domain-containing protein, with protein sequence MKKLNKLKKDYEAIEIPSELEDVVKDSIRQATATKKKRPFLKQWSIGAAAAAALFIGSINMSPAMAQSMVNIPVLGAIVEVLTVQKLTLDEKTYQADLATPAIEGLENEELQASLNEKYIEENKTQFEQFEEEVDEMKKAGGGHLGIDTGYEVMTETDRILSIARFKVNTAGSSSTTMKYDTIDKQENILITLPILFKDDQYIDVISSYIVGEMKRQMAEDEEVSYFLDDPFTDNFEGIKSYQNFYITSNHKLVISFDKYEVAPGSMGVVTFEIPSEILSDLLVSNTYIK